One Cupriavidus taiwanensis LMG 19424 DNA segment encodes these proteins:
- a CDS encoding helix-turn-helix transcriptional regulator, with amino-acid sequence MIKDVEVVPYRDAGASGHGTAATTARPTARPVTAPGTAPALVANNGIRVFGERHLVPVRQRVRHGATPGLVTALQAEPTHEGRSAVMQSAIRAIGFDWLGYATAAHVGGQLQPRTFFESYSPPGWRERYFRERYYEIDPRTPQPGTFCLPTVWDADDLAQTPLGNVPPLRRRRFLEDLRDAGVRSGIFLNLPMPGNNEFVLISFMSGIESRRWIGDSVVGQALAMGLALHEFLTCHVEIPAFAGRHREGLSDVQRDILACLAQGLSDKEIARRMDMSIFNVDYHMRRLRSHFGVRNRVQLASAATLLRPPGAPLSVDREKDAAGVIAA; translated from the coding sequence ATGATCAAAGATGTGGAAGTCGTGCCGTACCGTGACGCGGGGGCGTCCGGGCATGGCACCGCAGCAACCACCGCACGCCCCACGGCCCGCCCGGTCACCGCGCCTGGCACCGCCCCGGCACTGGTGGCCAACAACGGCATCAGGGTATTCGGCGAGCGCCACCTGGTGCCGGTCAGGCAGCGCGTGCGCCACGGCGCCACCCCCGGCCTGGTCACCGCGCTGCAGGCCGAGCCGACCCACGAAGGCCGCAGCGCCGTGATGCAGTCCGCCATCCGCGCCATCGGCTTCGACTGGCTGGGCTACGCCACCGCCGCCCATGTCGGCGGCCAGCTGCAGCCGCGCACCTTCTTTGAAAGCTATTCGCCGCCAGGCTGGCGCGAGCGCTATTTCCGCGAGCGCTACTACGAGATCGATCCGCGCACGCCGCAACCGGGCACCTTCTGCCTGCCCACCGTGTGGGATGCCGATGACCTGGCACAAACGCCGCTGGGCAACGTGCCGCCGCTGCGCCGCCGCCGCTTCCTGGAAGACCTGCGCGACGCCGGCGTGCGCAGCGGCATCTTCCTCAACCTGCCGATGCCGGGCAACAACGAGTTCGTGCTGATCAGCTTTATGTCGGGCATCGAAAGCCGGCGCTGGATCGGCGATTCCGTGGTCGGTCAGGCGCTGGCGATGGGACTGGCGCTGCATGAGTTCCTGACCTGCCACGTCGAGATCCCCGCATTTGCCGGCCGCCATCGCGAAGGCCTGTCCGACGTGCAGCGCGATATCCTCGCCTGCCTGGCGCAGGGTCTGTCGGACAAGGAGATCGCGCGGCGCATGGACATGTCGATCTTCAACGTGGATTACCACATGCGCCGGCTGCGCAGCCACTTCGGCGTGCGCAACCGCGTGCAGCTGGCCAGCGCTGCGACATTGTTGCGGCCGCCGGGGGCACCGCTGTCGGTGGACAGGGAGAAGGATGCGGCGGGGGTGATCGCGGCTTAG
- a CDS encoding LysR family transcriptional regulator has translation MNLRFLETFVWVARLRSFRLTAEKLFSTQASISSRIAVLEEDLGVKLFLRDSRGVTLTPEGQRVLEYAEKMVNTMHHMRQSLDRSRAIAGRVRIGAMDSVIHTWLSTVVKRAMQAYPALEIELTADAALNLCDQLQKGYLDVIFQTDLLRLETVRNVELARYPIRWIVATGSACDRPYASLEELAAERVITFVKNSRPHQDILSLFHLNGVASPRINCVNSVAAMTRLIGDGFGIGAVPPALVRKELADGTLSVVDVENHPPALDIVASWRIGAGLEVNESIVGLATSVVAEFCAEAGEDMAVPAQAPAAASAAPHAGS, from the coding sequence ATGAACCTGCGCTTTCTCGAAACCTTTGTCTGGGTGGCCCGCCTGCGCAGCTTCCGGCTGACCGCGGAGAAGCTGTTCAGCACGCAGGCCTCGATCTCCAGCCGCATCGCGGTGCTGGAGGAAGACCTGGGGGTCAAGCTGTTCCTGCGCGATTCGCGCGGCGTCACGCTGACGCCGGAGGGCCAGCGCGTGCTGGAGTATGCCGAGAAGATGGTCAACACCATGCACCATATGCGGCAGTCGCTGGACCGTTCGCGCGCCATCGCGGGGCGCGTGCGCATCGGCGCGATGGACTCGGTGATCCATACCTGGCTGTCGACGGTGGTCAAGCGCGCGATGCAGGCCTATCCGGCGCTGGAGATCGAGCTGACCGCCGATGCCGCGCTGAACCTGTGCGACCAGCTGCAGAAGGGCTATCTCGACGTGATCTTCCAGACCGACCTGCTGCGGCTGGAAACGGTGCGCAATGTCGAGCTGGCGCGCTACCCGATCCGCTGGATCGTCGCCACCGGCTCAGCCTGTGACCGGCCCTATGCCTCGCTCGAAGAGCTGGCCGCCGAGCGCGTCATCACCTTCGTCAAGAACTCGCGCCCGCACCAGGACATCCTGAGCCTGTTCCACCTGAACGGGGTGGCCTCGCCGCGCATCAACTGCGTGAACTCGGTGGCGGCGATGACACGGCTGATCGGCGACGGCTTCGGCATCGGCGCGGTGCCGCCCGCGCTGGTGCGCAAGGAGCTGGCCGACGGCACGCTGTCGGTGGTCGACGTGGAGAACCATCCGCCCGCGCTCGATATCGTCGCCTCGTGGCGCATCGGCGCGGGGCTGGAGGTCAACGAGTCGATCGTCGGGCTGGCCACCAGTGTGGTGGCGGAGTTCTGCGCCGAGGCCGGCGAGGACATGGCGGTGCCGGCGCAGGCGCCCGCGGCGGCATCGGCGGCGCCCCACGCGGGCTCGTAG
- a CDS encoding EscU/YscU/HrcU family type III secretion system export apparatus switch protein, protein MSDSEKNLEATRRKLDEARKRGEVPRSSDVTSAVVFLGVLAGLWLLGRYFVRLFQSLWHSAMGSVPQHLADQQMLVLGEAAARFLLMGVLPIVGLALVCGIVGAFLQVGPLVAFEQIKPDLARLNPAEGLKRMFAVRNLVNLAKILVKILLLAGLVYVLALGAIEDGVRTGYARPAEILLLVAYIILRMCCWAAVIYLVMAVVDYVHERHQFMKRQRMSVDEYRREYKETQGDPIMAGRRRAAFFEAAFFGVSERVRVSTAVVYSTQYAVALRYDGPGTLPRVVAKGSGQVAARIRQAAADYLVPSAFDSDLAQRLYLNVPLDRFIDRTLFERVAELMRWAKGE, encoded by the coding sequence ATGAGCGACAGCGAAAAGAACCTCGAGGCGACCCGGCGCAAGCTGGACGAGGCGCGCAAGCGCGGCGAGGTGCCGCGCAGCAGCGACGTCACCTCGGCGGTGGTGTTTCTCGGCGTGCTGGCGGGGCTGTGGCTGCTGGGACGGTATTTCGTGCGGCTGTTCCAGTCCCTGTGGCACAGCGCCATGGGCAGCGTGCCGCAGCACCTGGCCGACCAGCAGATGCTGGTGCTGGGCGAGGCCGCGGCGCGCTTCCTGCTGATGGGCGTGCTGCCGATCGTCGGCCTGGCGCTGGTATGCGGCATCGTCGGCGCCTTCCTGCAGGTGGGGCCGCTGGTGGCGTTCGAGCAGATCAAGCCTGACCTCGCGCGGCTGAACCCGGCCGAGGGCCTGAAGCGCATGTTCGCCGTGCGCAACCTGGTGAACCTGGCCAAGATCCTGGTCAAGATCCTGCTGCTGGCCGGGCTGGTCTACGTGCTGGCGCTGGGCGCGATCGAGGACGGCGTGCGCACCGGCTACGCGCGCCCGGCGGAAATCCTGCTGCTGGTCGCGTACATCATCCTGCGCATGTGTTGCTGGGCGGCTGTGATCTACCTGGTGATGGCGGTGGTGGACTACGTGCACGAGCGCCACCAGTTCATGAAGCGCCAGCGCATGAGCGTCGACGAGTACCGCCGCGAATACAAGGAGACCCAAGGCGACCCGATCATGGCAGGACGCCGCCGCGCGGCGTTCTTCGAGGCCGCGTTCTTCGGCGTCAGCGAGCGGGTGCGGGTGTCGACCGCAGTGGTCTATTCCACCCAGTACGCGGTGGCGCTGCGCTACGACGGCCCCGGCACGCTGCCGCGGGTGGTGGCCAAGGGCAGCGGCCAGGTGGCGGCCCGCATCCGCCAGGCCGCGGCGGACTACCTGGTGCCGTCGGCCTTCGATTCGGACCTGGCGCAGCGGCTGTACCTGAACGTGCCGCTGGACCGGTTTATCGACCGGACCTTGTTCGAGCGGGTGGCCGAGTTGATGCGGTGGGCGAAGGGGGAGTGA
- a CDS encoding SRPBCC family protein encodes MPSLVRLTLPTLRLAVPALLLAWQAPAHAQLIPVERSVEVLADPARVWDLAGGYCAVPDWDTVYKDCRVVLGSGSPGTVRRMAHKAGGLPAVDVLTDKGPFSYSYRKLSSHTRGRLQATPGQEVGTTHVTWQMWLDPSAVPDGARAEYPAALGDDMLAALQRLKAQAEAAQHEAEEEAARGPALIPPREAPTPSQPSPLGA; translated from the coding sequence ATGCCTAGCCTTGTCCGCCTGACCCTGCCCACGCTCCGGCTTGCCGTGCCTGCGCTGCTGCTGGCGTGGCAGGCGCCGGCGCACGCGCAGCTGATCCCCGTGGAGCGCTCGGTCGAGGTGCTGGCCGATCCGGCGCGGGTCTGGGACCTGGCCGGCGGTTACTGCGCGGTGCCGGACTGGGACACCGTCTACAAGGACTGCCGCGTGGTGCTGGGCAGCGGCAGCCCGGGCACGGTACGGCGCATGGCCCACAAGGCCGGCGGGCTGCCGGCGGTCGACGTGCTGACCGACAAGGGGCCATTCTCCTACAGCTACCGCAAGCTCTCCAGCCATACGCGCGGGCGGCTTCAGGCCACGCCGGGGCAGGAGGTGGGCACCACGCACGTGACCTGGCAGATGTGGCTGGACCCGTCGGCCGTACCCGACGGCGCGCGCGCCGAGTACCCGGCGGCGCTGGGCGACGACATGCTGGCCGCGCTGCAGCGCCTGAAGGCGCAGGCCGAAGCGGCGCAGCATGAGGCCGAAGAGGAGGCTGCGCGCGGCCCGGCGCTGATCCCGCCGCGCGAAGCACCGACGCCGTCGCAGCCGTCGCCGCTGGGCGCGTGA
- the sctT gene encoding type III secretion system export apparatus subunit SctT → MPEMQGELLDPALLFQWGREVIMPIVMVMPRLLTAFTVLPFLSQQAIPGVARNGIVLAIALFVSPGARIDLDAVAGGLWLVLIFKEAFIGLLLGMAFGLFFVALQMIGELIDFQTGSGNATFFDPVTQQEDGPMENLLSHFGIALFAALGGFIAMTGVIVESFAFWPVMSFGPEMSLASMGFANLYAGTLFSWVVKLAAPILLLLVIVELGFALIARFVPQFDVFQFAQPVKISVAFLMLVLMLAVMVDTLQGFLRPDNMLIEMLRRGAAR, encoded by the coding sequence ATGCCTGAGATGCAGGGCGAACTGCTCGATCCCGCCTTGCTGTTCCAGTGGGGACGCGAGGTCATCATGCCGATCGTGATGGTGATGCCGCGCCTGCTGACGGCGTTTACGGTGCTGCCGTTCCTGTCGCAGCAGGCCATTCCCGGGGTGGCGCGCAACGGCATCGTGCTGGCGATCGCGCTGTTCGTATCGCCGGGCGCGCGTATCGACCTGGACGCCGTCGCCGGTGGCCTGTGGCTGGTGCTGATTTTCAAGGAGGCCTTTATCGGGCTGCTGCTGGGCATGGCATTCGGCCTGTTCTTCGTCGCGCTGCAGATGATCGGCGAGCTGATCGACTTCCAGACCGGCTCCGGCAATGCCACCTTCTTCGACCCGGTGACGCAGCAGGAGGACGGGCCCATGGAGAACCTGCTGTCGCACTTCGGCATCGCGCTGTTCGCGGCGCTGGGCGGCTTTATCGCCATGACCGGGGTGATCGTCGAGTCGTTCGCATTCTGGCCGGTGATGTCGTTCGGGCCGGAGATGTCGCTGGCGTCGATGGGCTTTGCCAACCTCTATGCCGGCACGCTGTTCTCGTGGGTGGTCAAGCTGGCCGCGCCGATCCTGCTGCTGCTGGTGATCGTCGAGCTGGGCTTTGCGCTGATCGCGCGCTTCGTGCCGCAGTTCGACGTGTTCCAGTTCGCGCAGCCGGTCAAGATCTCGGTCGCGTTCCTGATGCTGGTGCTGATGCTGGCGGTGATGGTGGATACGCTGCAGGGCTTCCTGCGCCCGGACAATATGCTGATCGAGATGCTGCGCCGGGGCGCGGCACGCTAG
- a CDS encoding MFS transporter produces the protein METQIGSIQSPQPSSPANAETAPSHGFFSWYRDITANERRTFWSCKVGYALDAMDTQFLSFVIPTLIATWGISRADAGFIGTATLLTSAAGGWVAGILSDRIGRVRTLQLTILWFAFFTFLCGLAQNYEQLLVARALMGFGFGGEWTAGAVLIGEAIRAQDRGKAVGMVQAGWAVGWGLAALLYALVFSLLPAETAWRVLFLIGLLPAVFVIVLRRLVKEPEVYTEHKAREAQASEKTSFAAIFSPRLISTTLRAALLTTGAQGGYYAITTWLPTFLKTERGLTVLGTGGYLAMVIVGSYIGYVTSAYLTDRIGRKRNFILFALGSMTIALAYTHIPVNDTVMLLLGFPLGFFASGIFAGMGAFLTELFPTSVRGSGQGFCYNVGRAIGAFFPFLIGHVSQQMSLGHAIGIFAAAAYGVLILAALTLPETRGKALEA, from the coding sequence ATGGAAACGCAGATCGGCAGTATCCAGAGCCCCCAGCCATCATCGCCCGCCAACGCCGAGACAGCACCGTCGCACGGCTTTTTCTCCTGGTATCGCGACATCACCGCCAATGAGCGCCGCACCTTCTGGAGCTGCAAGGTCGGCTACGCGCTCGACGCGATGGACACGCAGTTCCTGAGCTTCGTCATCCCCACGCTGATCGCCACCTGGGGCATCAGCCGCGCCGACGCGGGTTTTATCGGCACCGCCACGCTGCTGACTTCCGCCGCGGGCGGCTGGGTCGCCGGCATCCTGTCCGACCGCATCGGCCGGGTGCGCACGCTGCAGCTGACCATCCTGTGGTTTGCCTTCTTTACCTTCCTGTGCGGGCTGGCGCAGAACTATGAACAGCTGCTGGTGGCGCGCGCGCTGATGGGCTTCGGCTTCGGCGGCGAATGGACCGCCGGTGCGGTGCTGATCGGCGAAGCCATCCGCGCGCAGGACCGCGGCAAGGCGGTGGGCATGGTGCAGGCCGGCTGGGCCGTGGGCTGGGGCCTGGCGGCGCTGCTCTATGCGCTGGTGTTCTCGCTGCTGCCCGCCGAGACCGCGTGGCGCGTGCTGTTCCTGATCGGGCTGCTGCCGGCGGTGTTCGTGATCGTGCTGCGCCGCCTGGTCAAGGAGCCCGAGGTCTATACCGAGCACAAGGCACGCGAGGCGCAGGCCAGCGAAAAGACCTCGTTCGCCGCGATCTTCTCGCCGCGCCTGATCAGCACTACGCTGCGCGCGGCGCTGCTGACCACCGGCGCGCAGGGCGGCTACTACGCCATCACCACCTGGCTGCCGACCTTCCTCAAGACCGAGCGCGGCCTGACCGTGCTGGGCACCGGCGGCTACCTGGCGATGGTGATCGTCGGTTCCTATATCGGCTATGTCACCAGCGCCTACCTGACCGACCGGATCGGGCGCAAGCGCAACTTCATCCTGTTCGCGCTGGGCTCGATGACGATCGCGCTGGCCTACACGCACATCCCCGTCAACGACACCGTGATGCTGCTGCTGGGCTTTCCGCTGGGCTTCTTTGCCTCGGGCATCTTCGCCGGCATGGGCGCGTTCCTGACCGAGCTGTTCCCCACCAGCGTGCGCGGCTCGGGCCAGGGCTTCTGCTACAACGTGGGCCGTGCCATCGGCGCGTTCTTCCCGTTCCTGATCGGCCATGTCAGCCAGCAGATGTCGCTGGGCCATGCCATCGGCATCTTTGCCGCGGCCGCGTATGGCGTGCTGATCCTGGCCGCGCTGACGCTGCCGGAAACGCGCGGCAAGGCACTGGAGGCGTAG